From Rudanella lutea DSM 19387, a single genomic window includes:
- a CDS encoding OsmC family protein yields MVDSQPVETTPAYNAMTVELVRVDDAFHFEATGTSGVALHIDAATDIGGHNLGARPMEMLLMGLASCSAIDVILILSKQRQVIDDFRLSVEGLREKGATPAPFQKIHITYKLKGNLDPDRVKRAVDLSMDKYCSATAQLRPTAEITYSIELA; encoded by the coding sequence ATGGTTGATTCCCAACCCGTTGAGACGACACCTGCTTACAACGCCATGACGGTTGAGTTAGTACGCGTCGACGATGCATTCCATTTCGAAGCCACCGGCACGTCGGGCGTAGCCCTGCATATCGACGCAGCCACCGACATTGGTGGTCACAACCTCGGCGCCCGCCCGATGGAGATGTTGCTGATGGGGCTGGCATCGTGTAGCGCGATCGATGTGATACTGATTCTGAGTAAGCAGCGGCAGGTAATCGACGATTTCCGGCTTTCGGTGGAGGGGCTGCGCGAAAAAGGAGCTACGCCTGCACCGTTTCAGAAAATTCATATTACGTACAAGCTCAAAGGTAACCTCGACCCCGACCGCGTGAAGCGTGCCGTTGACTTGTCGATGGACAAGTACTGCTCGGCCACCGCGCAGCTGCGGCCCACGGCCGAGATCACCTATTCCATCGAGCTGGCATAA
- a CDS encoding precorrin-2 dehydrogenase/sirohydrochlorin ferrochelatase family protein: MNTLFPVFVKISQLQTLVVGGGYVGLEKLTALLNADADAPITLVAPEIRDEIRALAGQHPNITLIAEAYRPEHLADRDLVIVGTNDKGVNRQVQQDCKARKILVNVADTPDLCDFYLSSVVRKGDLKIAISTNGKSPTFAKRFREVLEDILPDSLQETLDNLTAIRNRLKGDFVQKMEKLNEITSVMRSGKGDTSAPE, from the coding sequence ATGAATACCCTCTTCCCTGTTTTCGTCAAAATTAGCCAGTTGCAAACGCTCGTTGTGGGCGGGGGTTACGTAGGGCTCGAAAAACTCACGGCCCTGCTCAACGCCGATGCCGATGCCCCCATTACGCTCGTTGCCCCCGAGATTCGCGACGAGATTCGGGCATTGGCCGGGCAGCACCCCAACATCACTCTGATTGCAGAAGCCTATAGGCCCGAACACCTGGCCGACCGAGATCTGGTTATTGTCGGCACCAACGACAAGGGCGTAAACCGGCAGGTGCAGCAAGACTGCAAGGCCCGGAAAATTCTGGTCAACGTAGCCGATACGCCCGACCTGTGCGACTTTTACCTCAGTTCGGTCGTGCGCAAAGGCGACCTGAAAATTGCCATTTCGACCAACGGCAAGTCGCCCACATTTGCCAAGCGGTTTCGGGAGGTACTGGAAGATATTCTGCCCGACAGTTTGCAGGAAACCCTCGATAACCTGACGGCTATACGCAATCGGCTCAAAGGCGATTTTGTGCAGAAAATGGAGAAACTGAACGAGATTACAAGTGTGATGCGGAGCGGCAAAGGCGACACAAGCGCACCCGAGTAG
- a CDS encoding PorT family protein, giving the protein MKKSVFALCLLATGAVYAQTNSESTTSGSMSSTTTTTNTNMSSSPTYNANTTGTMSGTESMGTGTTSNGTYSSGSTGNTTGTGAMNSAPTYNATTTTTTTTSDYGTTPTRTRDTNGDRAWGKDGKFGVYAGLNFSRFVNEPIPDDAYRTGWQAGIYGRSGGTIFGQIGLEYRNSTSNLVRSGSAIGNPTSGTATTGADVRGQIDQHFLAIPAYVGARIGALAGLRLQAGLELSSLVSIGNNNFNLNRDDLNRTILNGLLGAGINLGPVTLDAVYNHGLQNVFDNADTKRRMWAFNVGFRF; this is encoded by the coding sequence ATGAAAAAATCAGTTTTCGCACTTTGCCTGCTGGCTACGGGTGCAGTCTACGCACAAACAAACTCCGAGTCGACTACGTCAGGCTCGATGTCATCAACGACGACAACCACCAATACAAACATGTCGTCGTCGCCAACGTACAACGCCAACACGACCGGCACCATGAGCGGTACTGAGTCGATGGGAACCGGCACCACCAGCAATGGCACCTACAGCTCAGGCAGCACCGGCAACACAACCGGAACAGGTGCGATGAACAGCGCTCCTACGTACAACGCTACGACTACCACAACGACAACAACTTCCGACTACGGTACTACGCCTACCCGGACTCGGGATACCAACGGCGACCGGGCCTGGGGTAAAGATGGTAAGTTTGGGGTGTATGCGGGTTTGAACTTCTCGCGGTTTGTGAATGAGCCTATCCCGGACGATGCTTACCGCACAGGCTGGCAGGCCGGTATTTACGGCCGCTCGGGTGGTACGATCTTCGGTCAGATTGGTCTGGAGTATCGGAACTCAACCTCAAACTTAGTTCGAAGTGGTTCAGCCATTGGTAACCCAACTTCAGGCACAGCAACAACGGGCGCTGATGTGCGTGGACAAATCGATCAGCACTTCCTGGCTATTCCGGCTTACGTAGGTGCCCGCATCGGTGCTTTGGCTGGTCTGCGTCTGCAAGCTGGTTTGGAACTGTCGTCGCTGGTGTCAATCGGTAACAACAACTTCAATCTGAACCGCGACGACCTGAATCGTACGATTCTGAACGGTCTGCTGGGTGCTGGTATCAACCTTGGGCCTGTAACCCTCGATGCGGTGTACAACCACGGCTTGCAAAACGTATTCGACAACGCGGATACCAAACGCCGGATGTGGGCCTTCAATGTAGGCTTCCGTTTCTAA
- the pgi gene encoding glucose-6-phosphate isomerase, producing the protein MLKTHSFTALPAYAQLQTHFEAVEPLHLRDLFAADPARFDTFSLRFADMLVDFSKNRITQETHALLVQLAEQADLKDAIDKLFSGDRINATEDRAVLHIALRNRSNTPILVDGQDVMPEVNEVLSRMKGFTERIRSGEWKGYTGKAITDVVNIGIGGSDLGPVMVTEALKPYASDSLRVHFVSNVDGVHVYETLQQVNPETTLFLIASKTFTTQETMTNAGTARDWFLQNGGTETDIARHFAALSTNRKAVEAFGIDPENMFGFWDWVGGRYSLWSAIGLSIALYIGFDNFEELLAGAHDMDVHFRDTPFAKNIPVTLALLGIWYNNFFGAQTQAILPYDQYLHRFAAYFQQGDMESNGKSTDRTGNPTDYQTGPIIWGEPGTNGQHAFYQLIHQGTKLIPCDFIAPAISQRPIGNHHQLLLSNFFAQTEALMNGKSAEEAAEELRKAGKSEEEVAFLTPFKVFSGNRPTNSIMLKQVTPRALGSLIAMYEHKIFVQGVIWNIFSFDQWGVELGKQLANRIVPELADDEPVGSHDNSTNGLINFYKHMRKN; encoded by the coding sequence ATGCTGAAAACTCACTCTTTTACGGCGCTGCCCGCTTACGCCCAACTCCAAACCCACTTCGAGGCCGTTGAACCCCTGCACCTGCGCGATCTGTTTGCCGCCGACCCGGCCCGCTTCGATACATTCTCGCTCCGGTTTGCCGATATGCTGGTCGATTTCTCGAAAAACCGGATCACCCAGGAAACGCACGCGCTACTCGTTCAACTGGCCGAACAGGCCGACCTGAAAGACGCTATCGACAAACTGTTCTCGGGCGACCGGATCAACGCGACCGAAGACCGGGCTGTGCTGCACATTGCCCTGCGGAACCGCTCGAACACGCCGATCCTGGTAGATGGTCAGGATGTAATGCCGGAGGTAAACGAGGTGCTGAGCCGCATGAAAGGGTTTACCGAGCGGATTCGGTCGGGCGAGTGGAAAGGCTATACGGGTAAGGCCATCACCGATGTAGTAAACATTGGTATCGGCGGCTCCGACCTGGGCCCGGTGATGGTCACCGAAGCCCTTAAGCCGTACGCGTCGGACAGCCTGCGGGTACATTTTGTATCGAACGTCGACGGAGTGCATGTGTACGAGACCCTTCAGCAGGTAAACCCCGAAACAACCCTGTTTCTGATTGCCTCCAAGACCTTCACCACCCAGGAAACCATGACCAACGCCGGTACTGCCCGTGACTGGTTCCTGCAAAATGGGGGTACCGAAACCGACATTGCCCGACATTTTGCCGCCCTCTCGACCAACCGGAAGGCGGTCGAAGCGTTTGGCATTGATCCCGAAAATATGTTTGGCTTCTGGGACTGGGTCGGTGGCCGGTACTCGCTGTGGTCGGCCATTGGGTTGTCGATTGCCCTGTACATTGGGTTCGATAATTTTGAAGAGCTACTGGCCGGTGCGCACGATATGGATGTGCATTTCCGCGATACACCCTTTGCCAAAAACATCCCCGTAACCCTGGCGTTGCTGGGTATTTGGTACAATAATTTCTTTGGTGCGCAGACGCAGGCCATCCTGCCGTACGATCAATATTTACACCGGTTTGCGGCTTACTTCCAGCAGGGCGATATGGAGAGCAACGGCAAATCGACCGACCGTACCGGTAACCCCACCGACTACCAAACCGGGCCGATTATCTGGGGTGAGCCGGGCACCAACGGGCAGCACGCTTTTTATCAGCTTATTCATCAGGGTACCAAACTGATTCCGTGCGACTTTATTGCGCCGGCTATCAGCCAACGGCCCATCGGAAATCACCATCAATTGCTTTTGTCCAATTTCTTCGCTCAAACCGAAGCCCTGATGAATGGCAAATCGGCCGAAGAAGCGGCCGAAGAGCTGCGTAAGGCCGGAAAAAGCGAAGAAGAGGTGGCTTTTCTGACGCCATTTAAGGTGTTTTCGGGAAACCGGCCCACCAATTCGATTATGCTCAAACAAGTTACGCCCCGGGCACTCGGCAGCCTGATTGCGATGTACGAACACAAAATCTTTGTGCAGGGCGTGATCTGGAATATCTTTAGTTTTGATCAGTGGGGGGTAGAGTTGGGCAAGCAGTTGGCCAACCGTATTGTACCCGAATTGGCCGACGACGAACCGGTTGGGTCACACGATAATTCAACCAACGGTTTAATTAATTTTTACAAGCACATGAGAAAAAACTAA